A genomic region of Oryza glaberrima chromosome 1, OglaRS2, whole genome shotgun sequence contains the following coding sequences:
- the LOC127778152 gene encoding protein IWS1 homolog 1, producing the protein MDDPYIDEDGEPLMDPYDTRDPSPEPQQQPYDDLEDDLGDDWNRGRSPTPVHGDDGAGSSSKPRKRLLKKGGGGGGGGGGGGHGMPGDGLDDWGEEAAGLADDDVDPEADAAKKRKGSSALRDLARGGGKEKKEKKRRKEDGREREGGRGMGMAREKRGGSGGKGFGGGGGGGHGDQDEGEREIQELWDTIAGGDSEDDQEGVRTLDDDNFIDDTGVDPADRYGSDNDGHSPRHYPQAEEGEEDDEIERLFKGGKKKKKNDRPRADIGLIVEQFIAEFEVAAEEDANLNRQSKPAINKLMKLPLLIDVLSKKNLQQEFLDHGVLTLLKNWLEPLPDGSLPNMNIRTAVLKLLTDFPIDLEQYDRREQLKKSGLGKVIMFLSKSDEETTSNRKLAKELVDKWSRPIFNKSTRFEDMRRYDDERAPYRRPQMKKPSSSSSGMESRDDDLDADFSQRKSGQGGARQHASRPEASPLDFVIRPQSKIDPEQIRARAKQVVQDQRRLKMNKKLQQLKAPKKKNLQASKLSVEGRGMIKYL; encoded by the exons ATGGATGACCC CTACAtcgacgaggacggcgagccGCTCATGGACCCCTACGACACGCGCGACCCCTCCCCCGAGCCCCAGCAGCAGCCCTACGACGACCTCGAGGACGACCTCGGCGACGACTGGAACCGCGGCCGCTCCCCGACCCCCgtgcacggcgacgacggggccGGATCCTCCTCCAAGCCTCGGAAGCGCCTCCTGAAGAAgggcggtgggggaggtggaggcggcggcggcggcggccatgggatGCCCGGCGACGGGCTGGATGACtggggcgaggaggcggcggggttgGCGGATGACGATGTGGACCCCGAGGCGGATGCCGCGAAGAAGAGGAAGGGGTCGTCGGCGCTCAGGGACCTCGCGAGGGGCGGcgggaaggagaagaaggagaagaagaggaggaaggaggatgggagggagagggagggcggCAGGGGAATGGGGATGGcaagggagaagagaggcggcTCTGGTGGGAAGGGCtttggtggcggtggtggcggcgggcatGGGGACCAGGatgaaggggagagggagatccAGGAGCTATGGGATACCATCGCCGGGGGTGACTCCGAG GATGACCAAGAAGGTGTCAGAACCTTAGATGATGATAACTTCATTGATGATACTGGGGTTGATCCAGCTGACCGTTATGGCAGCGATAATGATGGCCACTCACCTCGGCATTACCCTCAG gcagaggaaggggaagaggatgATGAAATTGAGCGGCTCTTTAAGggtgggaagaagaagaaaaagaacgaTCGACCTCGTGCTGATATTGGTCTTATAGTGGAACAATTCATTGCTGAGTTTGAAGTGGCAGCTGAAGAAGATGCCAACTTAAATAGGCAATCAAAACCAGCTATTAATAAACTTATGAAGCTTCCACTACTCATAGATGTACTCTCAAA GAAGAATCTCCAGCAGGAATTCCTTGATCATGGAGTTCTCACTCTTCTAAAAAATTGGCTTGAACCTTTGCCTGATGGTAGCTTGCCAAATATGAATATTCGAACAGCTGTTCTGAAATTATTAACTGAT TTTCCAATTGATTTGGAGCAATACGATAGAAGGGAGCAGCTTAAAAAAAGTGGTCTTGGGAAG GTCATTATGTTTTTGTCAAAATCTGATGAGGAGACTACTTCTAATAGAAAGCTGGCCAAGGAACTTGTTGATAAATGG agtcGACCAATATTCAACAAGAGCACACGATTCGAGGATATGAGGAGATATGATGATGAAAGAGCTCCTTACAGGCGACCACAAATGAAGAA GCCTTCATCAAGTAGTTCTGGAATGGAATCCAGGGACGATGATCTTGATGCTGACTTCTCTCA GCGCAAGTCTGGGCAAGGTGGTGCAAGGCAGCATGCTTCTAGGCCAGAAGCATCGCCCTTGGACTTTGTTATTCGCCCGCAGTCCAAAATTGATCCCGAACAAATTAGGGCTCGTGCTAAGCAGGTTGTCCAAGACCAGCGCCGGCTAAAG ATGAACAAGAAATTGCAGCAGCTGAAAGCACCAAAGAAGAAAAACCTTCAGGCGTCAAAACTCAGTGTTGAAGGGCGTGGAATGATCAAGTACTTGTAA
- the LOC127760344 gene encoding uncharacterized protein LOC127760344, which yields MEVANIGEMEEQLAAAAGAFTAGNGTPSLIKALSSAGFSTIAMAVGMLVYKPAHGALFEYHIFAAYYYLALVLIFVAGVVEIFVAFWVSDDQHGRRRAIGGAVLRASVVPLAAVVGLGGYAVLVMG from the coding sequence ATGGAGGTGGCCAACATCGGTGAGATGGAAGAACAGCTAGCCGCAGCTGCTGGTGCGTTCACCGCCGGCAACGGGACACCCTCGTTGATTAAGGCGCTCTCCTCGGCTGGCTTCTCCACCATTGCCATGGCTGTAGGTATGCTTGTTTACAAGCCAGCTCATGGGGCTCTCTTCGAGTACCACATATTCGCCGCCTACTACTACCTTGCACTCGTGTTGATCTTCGTCGCCGGAGTGGTGGAGATCTTCGTCGCGTTCTGGGTCTCTGACGATCAGCACGGCCGCCGTCGTGCAATTGGGGGGGCTGTGCTCCGGGCCTCCGTcgtgcccctcgccgccgtcgtcggcttGGGCGGCTACGCCGTGCTTGTCATGGGCTGA
- the LOC127778184 gene encoding factor of DNA methylation 2-like, with translation MAGAAQNAEAGNTSLHDELKELRKIAEIIIPEMNRDVHAQMLHKIHKQDMEAIYAKLNQLEKQLEQRQSLESIIRQMNMNLQAGGSLRKEDHEHIYSIMMCLRTIVDEEKEMLVDSCAEIMKRLRTNSDELEEYRQELIKGVENMTITASTIIGIKRMGELDERPFHLACKRKHREDDPRGKAAMLISYWQEELKNPSWHPFNIIQVDGEDKGVVDEDDRKLRQLCKDYGDSVCNAVKAAMAELNEYNPRGRHTMNELWNFREGRKATTKEVVKYISDQLKTNSSQSDN, from the exons ATGGCCGGGGCGGCGCAGAATGCGGAGGCGGGCAACACCTCGCTGCACGACGAGCTCAAAG AGCTAAGAAAAATCGCTGAAATTATCATCCCGGAGATGAATCGTGATGTCCATGCTCAAATGCTGCATAAAATTCATAAG CAAGACATGGAAGCCATTTATGCAAAATTAAATCAGCTTGAGAAGCAGCTGGAGCAGAGGCAGTCACTAGAGTCCATAATACGGCAGATGAACATGAATTTACAAGCAGGGGGGAGCCTCAGAAAGGAAGATCATGAACACATTTACAGCATCATGATGTGTTTGAGAACGATTGTagatgaagaaaaagaaatgctgGTTGACTCATGTGCTGAAATCATGAAAAGATTGCGGACGAACAGCGATGAACTTGAAGAATATCGACAGGAGTTGATTAAG GGTGTCGAGAACATGACGATCACCGCGAGCACGATTATTGGGATAAAAAGGATGGGAGAACTTGATGAGAGGCCATTTCACCTTGCATGCAAGAGGAAGCACAGGGAGGATGATCCTAGGGGCAAAGCTGCAATGCTGATCTCATACTGGCAGGAAGAACTGAAGAATCCATCATGGCATCCGTTTAACATTATTCAGGTTGATGGAGAAGATAAG GGAGTTGTAGATGAAGATGATCGAAAACTGAGGCAGTTATGCAAAGATTACGGTGATAGTGTCTGCAATGCAGTGAAAGCCGCCATGGCTGAGCTCAACGAGTACAATCCTCGTGGACGGCACACCATGAATGAGCTCTGGAACTTCAGGGAGGGCAGGAAGGCGACGACGAAGGAGGTGGTGAAGTACATCTCAGACCAGCTGAAGACGAACAGTTCTCAGTCTGACAATTGA
- the LOC127778168 gene encoding RHOMBOID-like protein 1, translating to MPRRGETTVVPIEMGGGGGGGGGGGQERPKAPRRHGSHGPGHYGNHHHHHHHHHRSRPPPPPPPPSEFRPFRRWFPFLVPFFVVVNVALFVVTMYINDCPAHMQATGDAIGGDVGEGAASQGCWLEPELGRFAFQSYKENPLIGPSSPTLLKMGALETSKVTNDHEGWRLITCIWLHAGVVHILANMLSLLLIGIRLEKEFGFMRIGTLYVISGVGGSLLSALFMVSNISVGASGALFGLLGSMLSELITNWTIYENKFAALLTLVIIILINLAVGILPHVDNFAHLGGFTSGFFLGFVLLVRPQFGYINQKNSPLGLPMGTTKSKYKTYQIILWVIATLILISGFTIGFILVLKGFNASEHCSWCHYLSCVPTSKWSCNTPNNYCMSSQLGNQLNLTCESNGKTEAYTLNNPNSTEAIKHLCVHLCS from the exons atgccgcgGCGGGGCGAGACGACGGTGGTCCCCATTGaaatgggcggcggcggcggtggcggtggcggaggaggccagGAGCGACCTAAGGCCCCGCGCCGCCACGGCAGCCACGGCCCAGGGCACTACGgcaatcaccaccaccaccaccaccaccaccaccggagccggcccccgccgccgccgccgccgccgtcggagttCCGGCCGTTCCGGCGGTGGTTCCCGTTCCTCGTGCcgttcttcgtcgtcgtcaacgTCGCGCTCTTCGTCGTCACAATGTACATCAACGACTGCCCCGCGCATATGCAGGCCACCGGCGACGCGATCGGCGGTGACGTCGGGGAGGGCGCCGCGTCGCAGGGGTGCTGGCTGGAGCCGGAGCTCGGGAGGTTCGCGTTCCAGTCGTACAAGGAGAATCCCCTCATCGGGCCCTCCTCCCCAAC GCTGTTGAAAATGGGGGCACTAGAAACCAGTAAAGTTACCAATGACCATGAAGGCTGGCGCCTCATTACATGCATTTGGTTGCACGCTGGTGTTGTCCACATACTTGCTAATATGTTGAGTCTCCTATTGATTGGAATCAGACTTGAGAAGGAATTTGGTTTCA TGAGGATTGGCACACTATATGTCATCTCTGGGGTTGGTGGTAGCTTGCTGTCTGCTCTGTTTATGGTGTCAAATATCTCTGTTGGTGCCTCAGGTGCACTGTTTGGATTGCTGGGGTCCATGCTGTCAGAGCTGATAACAAATTGGACAATATATGAGAATAAG TTTGCAGCATTATTAACTCTAGTCATAATCATTCTCATCAACTTGGCTGTTGGGATTCTTCCACATGTTGACAACTTTGCTCATCTTGGAGGATTTACATCGGGGTTCTTTCTTGGTTTTGTTCTTCTAGTTCGCCCACAGTTTGGATACATTAACCAAAAGAACTCTCCTCTTGGACTTCCCATGGGTACAACTAAAAGCAAGTACAAGACATACCAAATCATACTTTGGGTTATTGCTACATTAATATTGATTTCCGG GTTCACCATTGGATTCATATTGGTACTGAAAGGGTTCAATGCCAGCGAGCACTGTTCTTGGTGCCATTACCTGAGCTGTGTACCTACTTCAAAGTGGAGTTGCAACACGCCAAACAACTATTGCATG TCTTCGCAGCTTGGAAATCAATTAAATCTGACATGCGAAAGCAATGGAAAGACTGAGGCATATACTCTCAACAACCCAAATAGCACGGAAGCAATTAAACACCTGTGTGTTCACCTTTGCAGTTAA